In Brachypodium distachyon strain Bd21 chromosome 2, Brachypodium_distachyon_v3.0, whole genome shotgun sequence, one genomic interval encodes:
- the LOC100823146 gene encoding phospho-N-acetylmuramoyl-pentapeptide-transferase homolog isoform X1 — MASPPSSSSYSSSYPAPHHTRPRFRRSPRPPPPPRLRSSSTSSSRRSSPVQESQFGSMASRPARRRGSVQIATAFDEDLGDFSLVHHDDGDEAFGVALYSSESEWSDDEAVLTQIADVELPVMTDRRFKGAEGAITIAAHRLASIEKGHRKSRTQQGLMNNVGLIAFLATLLLFVDWCSWRIVRLPLDSFYLTRPFLISAVLSALAGFIFAPIADSMKIHHFRRRGKPVSPSYGKPTPAMGGLFFIPIGILVARRHVSSNSSGVNGATIITLIFAIVGLLDDISNLTMDRKRKVPQWIRFLIQTAAGIYFFIWLGSADISTPYSMKFLVPLPPPFGLALMGKLYLVLATICSLSMGTGVTLVDGLDGLAGGVAALALSGLSVAALPICSELSVFGTSMAGACTGFLFHNRYRASIVMGRVGSFALGGALATIAACSGMFIPMLIASSVFFLELLLVILQVPLNLTLKHVHGTNRYFLRTLPSHYYLRLWGVKEPYIVAGAYVMSCFLTVLAGYLGLVSA, encoded by the exons ATggcttctcctccctcctcttcctcctacTCCTCCTCATACCCCGCACCCCACCACACACGCCCGCGCTTCCGGCGatctcctcggccgccgcctcccccacGGCTGCGTTCCTCCTCGACGTCGTCCTCCCGCCGATCCTCCCCCGTGCAG GAGTCCCAATTCGGAAGCATGGCATCAAGACCCGCAAGGAGGCGTGGTTCTGTTCAGATTGCCACAGCATTTGACGAG GATCTTGGGGATTTCTCACTGGTGCATCATGACGATGGGGATGAGGCATTTGGTGTTGCCCTATATTCAAGTGAGAGCGAATGGAGCGATGATGAGGCTGTGTTAACTCAAATTGCTGATGTTGAGTTACCAGTGATGACTGATAGACGCTTCAAGGGGGCAGAGGGTGCGATAACTATTGCTGCCCATAGGCTCGCCAGCATTGAGAAAGGGCACAGGAAGAGCAG AACTCAACAAGGGCTGATGAATAATGTTGGACTGATTGCTTTCCTAGCAACATTACTTTTGTTTGTCGACTGGTGTTCTTGGAGGATTGTTAGGCTTCCTCTGGACTCATTTTATTTGACACGCCCTTTTTTAATATCGGCAGTTCTATCAGCATTAGCTGGATTTATTTTTGCACCAATTGCTGATAGCATGAAGATTCATCATTTCCGGAGGAGAGGGAAGCCCGTTTCTCCATCTTATGGAAAGCCAACCCCAGCAATGGGAGGGCTGTTCTTCATTCCCATTGGTATTTTAGTTGCAAGAAGACATGTTAGTTCCAACTCAAGTGGAGTAAATGGAGCAACTATAATAACCCTCATATTTGCAATAGTTGGGTTACTTGATGATATTTCAAACCTTACCATGGATCGCAAACGTAAAGTTCCTCAGTGGATAAGATTCTTGATTCAG ACTGCTGCTGGGATTTACTTCTTTATCTGGTTGGGTTCTGCAGATATTTCAACACCATACAGCAT GAAATTCCTCGTTCCTCTACCTCCTCCTTTTGGTCTTGCACTCATGGGAAAACTTTATCTGGTTTTGGCTACAATATGTTCTCTTTCCATGGGTACTGGGGTAACATTGGTTGATGGTCTTGATGGCTTGGCCGGTGGTGTTGCTGCTTTAGCACTCTCTGGATTGTCTGTTGCTGCTCTCCCGATTTGCTCAG AACTGAGTGTTTTTGGAACATCAATGGCAGGCGCTTGCACTGGCTTTCTTTTTCATAACAGGTATAGGGCCTCAATAGTTATGGGTCGAGTTGGTTCTTTTGCGCTTGGAGGAGCACTTGCTACCATTGCAGCATGTAGTGGAATGTTCATTCCTATGCTAATTGCATCTAGTGTCTTCTTTCTCGAGTTATTGTTGGTAATATTGCAG GTTCCTTTAAATTTGACTCTGAAGCACGTCCATGGGACTAACAGATATTTCCTGCGAACTCTTCCCTCTCATTACTATCTTAGATTGTGGGGTGTAAAGGAACCTTATATCGTGGCAGGTGCATACGTCATGTCATGCTTCTTAACAGTATTGGCAGGATACCTTGGTCTTGTCTCAGCGTAA
- the LOC100823146 gene encoding phospho-N-acetylmuramoyl-pentapeptide-transferase homolog isoform X2 has product MMGMRIVLQRQTNESQFGSMASRPARRRGSVQIATAFDEDLGDFSLVHHDDGDEAFGVALYSSESEWSDDEAVLTQIADVELPVMTDRRFKGAEGAITIAAHRLASIEKGHRKSRTQQGLMNNVGLIAFLATLLLFVDWCSWRIVRLPLDSFYLTRPFLISAVLSALAGFIFAPIADSMKIHHFRRRGKPVSPSYGKPTPAMGGLFFIPIGILVARRHVSSNSSGVNGATIITLIFAIVGLLDDISNLTMDRKRKVPQWIRFLIQTAAGIYFFIWLGSADISTPYSMKFLVPLPPPFGLALMGKLYLVLATICSLSMGTGVTLVDGLDGLAGGVAALALSGLSVAALPICSELSVFGTSMAGACTGFLFHNRYRASIVMGRVGSFALGGALATIAACSGMFIPMLIASSVFFLELLLVILQVPLNLTLKHVHGTNRYFLRTLPSHYYLRLWGVKEPYIVAGAYVMSCFLTVLAGYLGLVSA; this is encoded by the exons ATGATGGGTATGCGGATTGTGTTGCAGCGTCAAACTAAT GAGTCCCAATTCGGAAGCATGGCATCAAGACCCGCAAGGAGGCGTGGTTCTGTTCAGATTGCCACAGCATTTGACGAG GATCTTGGGGATTTCTCACTGGTGCATCATGACGATGGGGATGAGGCATTTGGTGTTGCCCTATATTCAAGTGAGAGCGAATGGAGCGATGATGAGGCTGTGTTAACTCAAATTGCTGATGTTGAGTTACCAGTGATGACTGATAGACGCTTCAAGGGGGCAGAGGGTGCGATAACTATTGCTGCCCATAGGCTCGCCAGCATTGAGAAAGGGCACAGGAAGAGCAG AACTCAACAAGGGCTGATGAATAATGTTGGACTGATTGCTTTCCTAGCAACATTACTTTTGTTTGTCGACTGGTGTTCTTGGAGGATTGTTAGGCTTCCTCTGGACTCATTTTATTTGACACGCCCTTTTTTAATATCGGCAGTTCTATCAGCATTAGCTGGATTTATTTTTGCACCAATTGCTGATAGCATGAAGATTCATCATTTCCGGAGGAGAGGGAAGCCCGTTTCTCCATCTTATGGAAAGCCAACCCCAGCAATGGGAGGGCTGTTCTTCATTCCCATTGGTATTTTAGTTGCAAGAAGACATGTTAGTTCCAACTCAAGTGGAGTAAATGGAGCAACTATAATAACCCTCATATTTGCAATAGTTGGGTTACTTGATGATATTTCAAACCTTACCATGGATCGCAAACGTAAAGTTCCTCAGTGGATAAGATTCTTGATTCAG ACTGCTGCTGGGATTTACTTCTTTATCTGGTTGGGTTCTGCAGATATTTCAACACCATACAGCAT GAAATTCCTCGTTCCTCTACCTCCTCCTTTTGGTCTTGCACTCATGGGAAAACTTTATCTGGTTTTGGCTACAATATGTTCTCTTTCCATGGGTACTGGGGTAACATTGGTTGATGGTCTTGATGGCTTGGCCGGTGGTGTTGCTGCTTTAGCACTCTCTGGATTGTCTGTTGCTGCTCTCCCGATTTGCTCAG AACTGAGTGTTTTTGGAACATCAATGGCAGGCGCTTGCACTGGCTTTCTTTTTCATAACAGGTATAGGGCCTCAATAGTTATGGGTCGAGTTGGTTCTTTTGCGCTTGGAGGAGCACTTGCTACCATTGCAGCATGTAGTGGAATGTTCATTCCTATGCTAATTGCATCTAGTGTCTTCTTTCTCGAGTTATTGTTGGTAATATTGCAG GTTCCTTTAAATTTGACTCTGAAGCACGTCCATGGGACTAACAGATATTTCCTGCGAACTCTTCCCTCTCATTACTATCTTAGATTGTGGGGTGTAAAGGAACCTTATATCGTGGCAGGTGCATACGTCATGTCATGCTTCTTAACAGTATTGGCAGGATACCTTGGTCTTGTCTCAGCGTAA
- the LOC100823146 gene encoding phospho-N-acetylmuramoyl-pentapeptide-transferase homolog isoform X3, translating to MKIHHFRRRGKPVSPSYGKPTPAMGGLFFIPIGILVARRHVSSNSSGVNGATIITLIFAIVGLLDDISNLTMDRKRKVPQWIRFLIQTAAGIYFFIWLGSADISTPYSMKFLVPLPPPFGLALMGKLYLVLATICSLSMGTGVTLVDGLDGLAGGVAALALSGLSVAALPICSELSVFGTSMAGACTGFLFHNRYRASIVMGRVGSFALGGALATIAACSGMFIPMLIASSVFFLELLLVILQVPLNLTLKHVHGTNRYFLRTLPSHYYLRLWGVKEPYIVAGAYVMSCFLTVLAGYLGLVSA from the exons ATGAAGATTCATCATTTCCGGAGGAGAGGGAAGCCCGTTTCTCCATCTTATGGAAAGCCAACCCCAGCAATGGGAGGGCTGTTCTTCATTCCCATTGGTATTTTAGTTGCAAGAAGACATGTTAGTTCCAACTCAAGTGGAGTAAATGGAGCAACTATAATAACCCTCATATTTGCAATAGTTGGGTTACTTGATGATATTTCAAACCTTACCATGGATCGCAAACGTAAAGTTCCTCAGTGGATAAGATTCTTGATTCAG ACTGCTGCTGGGATTTACTTCTTTATCTGGTTGGGTTCTGCAGATATTTCAACACCATACAGCAT GAAATTCCTCGTTCCTCTACCTCCTCCTTTTGGTCTTGCACTCATGGGAAAACTTTATCTGGTTTTGGCTACAATATGTTCTCTTTCCATGGGTACTGGGGTAACATTGGTTGATGGTCTTGATGGCTTGGCCGGTGGTGTTGCTGCTTTAGCACTCTCTGGATTGTCTGTTGCTGCTCTCCCGATTTGCTCAG AACTGAGTGTTTTTGGAACATCAATGGCAGGCGCTTGCACTGGCTTTCTTTTTCATAACAGGTATAGGGCCTCAATAGTTATGGGTCGAGTTGGTTCTTTTGCGCTTGGAGGAGCACTTGCTACCATTGCAGCATGTAGTGGAATGTTCATTCCTATGCTAATTGCATCTAGTGTCTTCTTTCTCGAGTTATTGTTGGTAATATTGCAG GTTCCTTTAAATTTGACTCTGAAGCACGTCCATGGGACTAACAGATATTTCCTGCGAACTCTTCCCTCTCATTACTATCTTAGATTGTGGGGTGTAAAGGAACCTTATATCGTGGCAGGTGCATACGTCATGTCATGCTTCTTAACAGTATTGGCAGGATACCTTGGTCTTGTCTCAGCGTAA
- the LOC100827562 gene encoding cytochrome P450 710A1, with protein MVELLSAGFSDLAPFLAAAVALYFLAEQLSYHRKKGPLPGPPLVVPFLGSVARMVRDPTGFWDAQAARARESGAGLAADFLIGRFIVFIRDSELSHRVFANVRPDAFHLIGHPFGKKLFGDHNLIYMFGEDHKDLRRRIAPNFTPRALSTYAALQQRVILAHLRRWLDEQSSAGAGAMPMPIRVPCRDMNLETSQTVFVGPYLTEKARERFAKDYTLFNVGLMAMPVDLPGFAFRRARLAVARLVRTLGACARASKARMRAGGEPECLVDYWMQETLREADEAAAAGREPPAHTGDEELGGFLFDFLFAAQDASTSSLCWAVSALDAHPDVLARVRAEVAAAWSPESCEPITAEKIQNMKYTQAVAREVIRHRPPATLVPHVAGESFQLTEWYTVPKGAIVFPSVYESSFQGFPEAEAFDPDRFFSEDRREDVAYRRNFLAFGAGAHQCVGQRYALNHLVLFMALFVSVADFRRDRTEGCDDPVYMPTIVPRDGCAVYLQQRCARFPSF; from the coding sequence ATGGTGGAGCTGCTGTCCGCCGGTTTCTCAGACCTGGCGCCgttcctggcggcggcggtggcgctctACTTCCTGGCCGAGCAGCTCTCCTACCACCGCAAGAAGGGCCCCCTGCCAGGCCCTCCTCTCGTGGTGCCGTTCCTCGGCAGCGTGGCGCGCATGGTCCGCGACCCGACCGGGTTCTGGGACgcgcaggcggcgcgggctcgcGAGTCCGGCGCCGGGCTCGCCGCCGACTTCCTCATCGGCCGCTTCATCGTCTTCATCCGCGACTCGGAGCTGTCCCACCGCGTGTTCGCCAACGTCAGGCCCGACGCCTTCCACCTCATCGGCCACCCGTTCGGGAAGAAGCTCTTCGGCGACCACAACCTCATCTACATGTTCGGCGAGGACCACAAGGACCTGCGCCGCCGGATCGCGCCCAACTTCACCCCGCGCGCTCTCTCCACCTACGCCGCGCTCCAGCAGCGGGTCATCCTCGCCCACCTCCGCAGGTGGCTCGACGAGCAgagcagcgccggcgccggggccatgccgatgccgatcCGGGTGCCCTGCCGCGACATGAACCTGGAGACCTCCCAGACGGTCTTCGTTGGGCCGTATCTCACCGAAAAGGCGAGGGAGCGGTTCGCCAAGGACTACACGCTCTTCAACGTCGGCCTCATGGCCATGCCCGTGGACCTCCCCGGGTTTGCGTTCCGGCGCGCGAGGCTGGCCGTGGCCCGGCTGGTGCGCACGCTCGGCGCGTGCGCGCGGGCCAGCAAGGCGCGGATGCGCGCCGGCGGGGAGCCCGAGTGCCTGGTGGACTACTGGATGCAGGAGACGCTGCGCGAGGCCgacgaggccgcggcggccgggcgtGAGCCGCCGGCGCACACGGGCGACGAGGAGCTCGGGGGGTTCCTCTTCGACTTCCTCTTCGCCGCCCAGGACGCGTCCACCTCGTCCCTCTGCTGGGCGGTGTCCGCGCTCGACGCGCACCCGGACGTGCTCGCCCGCGTGCGCGCCGAGGTGGCCGCGGCCTGGTCGCCCGAGTCCTGCGAGCCCATCACCGCCGAGAAGATCCAAAACATGAAGTACACGCAGGCGGTGGCGCGCGAGGTGATCCggcaccggccgccggcgacgctGGTGCCGCACGTGGCCGGGGAATCGTTCCAGCTGACGGAGTGGTACACGGTGCCCAAGGGCGCCATCGTGTTCCCGTCGGTGTACGAGTCGTCGTTCCAGGGgttcccggaggcggaggcgttCGATCCGGACCGGTTCTTCTCGGAGGACCGCAGGGAGGACGTGGCCTACAGGCGCAACTTCCTGGccttcggcgccggcgcgcacCAGTGCGTCGGGCAGCGGTACGCGCTCAACCACCTCGTGCTCTTCATGGCGCTCTTCGTCTCCGTCGCCGACTTCCGCCGGGACCGGACGGAGGGCTGCGACGACCCCGTGTACATGCCCACCATCGTGCCCAGGGACGGCTGCGCCGTGTACCTCCAGCAGCGGTGCGCCAGATTCCCGTCCTTCTGA
- the LOC104583043 gene encoding uncharacterized protein LOC104583043 encodes MYIRQLNEELDLPWLMLGAFNEIMYAYEKDGGNPRPLIMMQKFRECIADCGLEDMGFFGDVFTWSRNGIRERLDRAVCNERWAALFPMFGVINEAPVHSDHRPIVVDTEVHAGALAPWSSGTKFFEARWLKEETVETIVNTAWAKAVASGARGIAAITKLVHEDMHTWDCRVLKGPVNRIKRLKQELEEIYWMQRGRANWLLHGDRNNAFFHHSATQRKKRNHITKLIDESGIWHEVGGS; translated from the exons ATGTACATCAGGCAACTTAATGAAGAGCTTGATCTTCCATGGCTCATGCTCGGAGCTTTTAATGAAATAATGTATGCTTATGAGAAGGATGGTGGTAATCCGCGACCTTTGATTATGATGCAAAAATTCAGAGAATGCATTGCGGACTGTGGCCTGGAGGATATGGGTTTCTTTGGTGATGTTTTCACTTGGAGCAGAAATGGAATCAGAGAGCGGCTAGACCGAGCTGTCTGTAACGAGAGATGGGCGGCCTTGTTTCCCATGTTTGGAGTAATTAATGAAGCCCCTGTCCATTCAGATCATCGTCCCATTGTGGTGGATACTGAGGTCCATGCTGGGGCTCTTGCTCCATGGAGCAGTGGCACAAAATTCTTTGAAGCTCGCTGGCTAAAGGAGGAGACTGTTGAAACTATTGTTAATACTGCTTGGGCCAAGGCTGTGGCTAGTGGCGCGAGAGGCATTGCTGCTATAACTAAGCTTGTTCATGAAGACATGCATACTTGGGATTGCCGTGTTTTGAAAGGTCCAGTGAACAGAATCAAGAGATTGAAGCAGGAACTT GAGGAAATATACTGGATGCAGAGAGGTCGTGCTAATTGGCTCCTCCATGGAGACAGGAATAATGCCTTCTTCCATCATTCTGCTACTCAAAGGAAGAAGCGGAACCACATTACCAAGTTGATTGATGAGTCGGGTATTTGGCATGAAG TCGGAGGTTCATGA